In Chlorocebus sabaeus isolate Y175 chromosome 5, mChlSab1.0.hap1, whole genome shotgun sequence, one genomic interval encodes:
- the CBLN1 gene encoding cerebellin-1 has protein sequence MLGAVELLLLGAAWLAGPARGQNETEPIVLEGKCLVVCDSNPTSDPTGTALGISVRSGSAKVAFSAIRSTNHEPSEMSNRTMIIYFDQVLVNIGSNFDSERSTFIAPRKGIYSFNFHVVKVYNRQTIQVSLMLNGWPVISAFAGDQDVTREAASNGVLIQMEKGDRAYLKLERGNLMGGWKYSTFSGFLVFPL, from the exons ATGCTGGGCGCCGtagagctgctgctgctgggggctGCGTGGCTGGCGGGCCCGGCCCGCGGGCAGAATGAGACGGAGCCCATCGTGCTGGAGGGCAAGTGCCTGGTGGTGTGCGACTCCAACCCCACGTCCGACCCTACGGGCACAGCCCTGGGCATCTCTGTGCGCTCCGGCAGCGCCAAGGTGGCTTTCTCTGCCATCAGGAGCACCAACCACGAGCCGTCCGAGATGAGTAATCGCACCATGATCATCTACTTCGACCAG GTACTAGTGAACATTGGGAGCAACTTTGATTCAGAACGCAGCACTTTCATCGCCCCGCGCAAAGGGATCTACAGTTTTAACTTCCACGTGGTAAAAGTCTACAACAGACAGACCATACAG gtGAGCCTCATGCTAAACGGGTGGCCGGTGATTTCAGCCTTCGCTGGTGACCAGGACGTGACCCGGGAGGCCGCCAGCAACGGAGTCCTAATCCAAATGGAGAAAGGCGACCGAGCATACCTCAAGCTGGAGCGGGGAAACTTGATGGGGGGCTGGAAGTACTCGACCTTCTCCGGATTCCTCGTGTTTCCTCTCTGA